One region of Qipengyuania gaetbuli genomic DNA includes:
- a CDS encoding YdeI/OmpD-associated family protein, translated as MKTDTRVDDYIAKAAPFAQPILRHLRQVAHDALPEGEEDIKWGMPHFCLKGKNVAGMAAFKAHCSFTIHGEAKHGEGMGQCGKIAELSDLPADADLVARLQDIAAVIEAGGSATGGRKKRVPVKESAVPEGLAERLGTNAAAKATFDGFTAAQRRDYADWITGAKREATRASRLDQAVEWLAEGKKRYCKYENC; from the coding sequence ATGAAGACCGACACCCGAGTCGATGACTACATCGCCAAGGCCGCGCCGTTTGCGCAGCCCATCCTTCGGCACCTGCGGCAAGTGGCGCATGACGCGCTTCCCGAAGGCGAGGAGGACATTAAGTGGGGCATGCCGCACTTCTGCCTCAAGGGTAAGAACGTCGCCGGCATGGCGGCGTTCAAGGCGCATTGCTCTTTCACCATCCACGGCGAGGCGAAGCACGGCGAGGGTATGGGCCAGTGCGGCAAGATCGCGGAGCTCTCCGACCTTCCCGCCGATGCGGACCTGGTCGCCCGCCTGCAGGACATCGCCGCCGTGATCGAGGCGGGCGGGAGCGCCACCGGCGGCCGCAAGAAGCGCGTACCGGTCAAGGAAAGTGCCGTGCCCGAAGGCCTCGCCGAACGCCTCGGCACGAATGCTGCGGCGAAGGCGACCTTCGATGGTTTCACCGCGGCGCAGCGGCGCGATTACGCCGACTGGATTACCGGAGCAAAGCGGGAGGCGACCCGTGCAAGCCGGCTCGACCAGGCGGTCGAATGGCTTGCCGAGGGCAAGAAACGCTACTGCAAATATGAAAACTGCTGA
- a CDS encoding DUF2842 domain-containing protein, whose protein sequence is MRNEPTWRIPVGLIGLLLALLVYGILVARYVPEVIGGWNALVQTVIYLFLGLVWLLPLRRFLIWMETGRWSPPADKE, encoded by the coding sequence ATGAGAAACGAACCTACCTGGCGTATTCCCGTCGGCCTCATAGGCTTGCTGCTGGCACTGCTGGTCTACGGCATCCTCGTCGCGCGCTACGTGCCCGAAGTGATCGGCGGCTGGAACGCGCTGGTGCAGACGGTGATCTACCTGTTCCTGGGCCTCGTCTGGCTGCTGCCGCTGCGACGCTTCCTGATCTGGATGGAAACGGGGCGCTGGTCGCCTCCTGCGGACAAGGAATGA
- a CDS encoding 5-formyltetrahydrofolate cyclo-ligase has translation MTKDELRKQLRAARRETVEALPDSMRALVFHRPPAPLLDLLPEGVTVGLYRANPHEAPAASYAKFLFERGHTLALPRFATRNAPMEFALFEDPFEESDLEVGPCGLMQPAVDASVVSPEVLFVPLVGFTDRGERLGQGGGHYDRWLEANPYTKAIGLAWDSQLVAALPTEPHDRRLDAVVTPTRLYGPFA, from the coding sequence GTGACCAAGGACGAACTTCGTAAGCAACTGCGCGCGGCGCGTCGTGAAACGGTCGAGGCCCTGCCCGACAGCATGCGCGCGCTCGTGTTCCATCGCCCGCCCGCCCCGCTGCTCGACTTGCTGCCCGAAGGTGTGACCGTCGGACTCTACCGTGCCAATCCGCACGAAGCGCCTGCCGCGTCCTATGCAAAGTTCCTGTTCGAGCGGGGCCACACCCTCGCCCTGCCGCGTTTCGCCACCCGCAATGCGCCGATGGAATTCGCGCTGTTCGAAGACCCGTTCGAGGAAAGCGACCTCGAGGTCGGCCCCTGCGGCCTGATGCAGCCCGCCGTGGATGCGTCGGTAGTGTCGCCTGAAGTGCTGTTCGTACCGCTGGTCGGTTTCACCGATCGCGGCGAGCGGCTGGGCCAGGGTGGCGGGCATTACGACCGCTGGCTGGAAGCCAATCCCTATACGAAAGCGATCGGGCTCGCCTGGGACAGCCAGCTCGTTGCCGCGCTGCCCACCGAACCGCATGACCGCAGGCTCGATGCCGTCGTCACCCCTACCCGCCTTTACGGACCCTTCGCATGA
- a CDS encoding cell division protein ZapA encodes MSEVRLTVGERSYTVGCAAGQEQRIEYLGGLVDAKLKAMGGNLTSNEAKNLLFAALMLADEADEARTKGGPAAPSPAPAGSSLDSDAVAGKLERFATAFENAASALEGRSQAS; translated from the coding sequence ATGAGCGAGGTCCGCCTCACCGTCGGCGAGCGCAGCTATACCGTCGGCTGCGCAGCCGGGCAGGAACAGCGGATCGAGTATCTCGGCGGTCTCGTCGATGCCAAGCTCAAGGCGATGGGCGGCAATCTCACCAGCAACGAGGCGAAGAACCTGCTGTTTGCCGCGCTCATGCTGGCAGACGAGGCCGACGAAGCCCGCACCAAGGGCGGCCCGGCTGCACCCTCGCCCGCACCTGCCGGATCGTCGCTCGACAGCGATGCGGTCGCCGGAAAGCTGGAACGCTTCGCCACTGCGTTCGAAAACGCTGCATCGGCTCTTGAGGGGCGCTCGCAGGCCTCCTAA
- the tkt gene encoding transketolase, with product MTIDTARMVQMANAIRALSMDAVQAANSGHPGMPMGMADAATVLWSEYLRHDPAAPNWADRDRFVLSAGHGSMLIYALLHLSGYERPTIDDIRNFRQLGSPCAGHPENFLLDGVECTTGPLGQGLAMAVGMAIAERHLNAVFSDRLVDHRTWVIAGDGCLMEGINHEAIGLAGHLKLGRMNVLWDDNRITIDGDTDLSTSEDIKARYEATGWHVTSCDGHDFADIRRALDEALADERPSLIACRTVIGKGAPNKQGGHNVHGAPLGADEIAAAREYLGWDAEPFTVPDAILADWRSTAESGKVAHAEWRQRLEADSAARAAFEKHMAGVGNLASPALEGYIRDLAANPKTVATRKASEMALGPLTEKLPQLIGGSADLTGSNNTKTASTAPFSADDYSGRYLYYGIREFGMAAAMNGMALHGGVAPYGGTFLIFSDYCRNAIRLSALQQINVTYVLTHDSIGLGEDGPTHQPIEQVMSLRLIPNLNVYRPCDTIETAECWALALEAPTTPAVLALSRQNLPQLRGEGDADWSAARNRSAKGAYRLKAADADRKVVLVATGSEVEVAMACAAGLEEQGIGADVVSMPCMELFAQQDAAYRADVLPADALKVSIEAGVTQGWERFVGVDGLTIGIDRFGASAPAGDLYAKFGITAEAIVPQIINKLNG from the coding sequence ATGACAATCGACACTGCCCGCATGGTCCAGATGGCCAACGCCATCAGGGCTCTTTCGATGGATGCGGTGCAGGCGGCAAACTCGGGGCATCCCGGCATGCCGATGGGCATGGCCGACGCCGCGACGGTGCTGTGGAGCGAATATCTGCGCCACGATCCTGCCGCGCCGAACTGGGCCGATCGCGACCGTTTCGTGCTTTCGGCCGGCCACGGCTCGATGTTGATCTACGCGCTGCTCCACCTGTCGGGCTACGAGCGTCCGACGATAGACGACATCCGCAACTTCCGCCAGCTCGGCAGCCCCTGCGCCGGCCACCCGGAAAACTTCCTCCTCGACGGCGTGGAATGCACCACCGGCCCGCTCGGCCAGGGCCTTGCGATGGCTGTCGGCATGGCAATTGCCGAACGTCACCTCAACGCGGTCTTCTCCGACCGGCTGGTCGACCACCGCACCTGGGTGATCGCAGGCGACGGTTGCCTGATGGAAGGCATCAACCACGAAGCGATCGGACTTGCCGGCCACCTGAAGCTCGGCCGCATGAACGTGCTTTGGGACGACAACCGTATTACCATCGACGGCGATACCGACCTGTCGACGAGCGAGGACATCAAGGCCCGCTACGAGGCGACCGGTTGGCACGTGACCAGCTGCGACGGTCATGATTTCGCGGACATCCGCCGCGCGCTCGATGAAGCGCTGGCCGACGAACGCCCCTCGCTGATCGCCTGCCGCACTGTCATCGGCAAGGGCGCCCCGAACAAGCAGGGCGGCCACAATGTCCACGGCGCGCCGCTGGGTGCGGACGAAATTGCCGCCGCCCGCGAATATCTCGGCTGGGACGCAGAGCCTTTCACCGTGCCGGATGCGATCCTTGCCGACTGGCGCTCGACCGCCGAAAGCGGGAAGGTCGCCCATGCGGAATGGCGCCAGCGTCTCGAAGCCGACAGCGCGGCGCGGGCCGCGTTCGAGAAGCACATGGCTGGCGTCGGAAATCTCGCGAGCCCCGCGCTGGAAGGCTACATCCGGGACCTCGCCGCCAATCCCAAGACCGTTGCCACCCGCAAGGCATCGGAAATGGCGCTCGGCCCGCTGACCGAGAAGCTGCCCCAGCTGATCGGCGGTTCGGCCGACCTCACCGGCTCGAACAACACCAAGACCGCCTCGACCGCACCCTTCAGCGCGGACGATTACAGCGGCCGCTATCTCTATTACGGCATCCGCGAGTTCGGAATGGCCGCCGCGATGAACGGCATGGCGCTGCACGGCGGCGTTGCGCCCTATGGCGGCACGTTCCTGATCTTCAGTGACTATTGCCGCAATGCGATCCGCCTGTCGGCGCTGCAGCAGATCAACGTGACCTATGTCCTGACGCATGACAGCATCGGCCTTGGCGAAGACGGTCCGACCCACCAGCCGATCGAGCAGGTGATGAGCCTGCGCCTGATCCCCAATCTCAACGTCTATCGCCCGTGCGACACGATCGAGACGGCGGAATGCTGGGCGCTGGCGCTCGAAGCGCCGACCACGCCTGCCGTGCTCGCGCTGAGTCGCCAGAACCTGCCGCAGCTGCGCGGCGAAGGCGATGCGGACTGGAGCGCGGCGAGGAACCGTAGCGCCAAGGGCGCCTACCGCCTCAAGGCCGCCGATGCCGACCGCAAGGTCGTGCTGGTGGCGACTGGTTCGGAAGTCGAGGTGGCCATGGCCTGTGCCGCCGGCCTCGAGGAACAGGGTATCGGCGCGGATGTCGTCTCGATGCCGTGCATGGAGCTCTTCGCGCAGCAGGACGCGGCCTACCGCGCCGACGTGCTGCCCGCCGATGCGCTCAAGGTCTCGATAGAGGCGGGCGTCACACAGGGCTGGGAACGCTTTGTCGGCGTCGACGGCCTGACCATCGGCATCGACCGCTTCGGCGCATCCGCCCCGGCCGGCGACCTCTACGCGAAATTCGGTATCACCGCGGAGGCGATTGTCCCGCAAATCATCAACAAATTGAACGGCTAA
- the gap gene encoding type I glyceraldehyde-3-phosphate dehydrogenase, whose amino-acid sequence MATKVAINGFGRIGRLVARAILERDDHDLELVSINDLSDTKSNALLFGFDSTHGRFPGTVEVDGEDLVINGKHVRVTSERDPGKLPHAEMGVDIVMECTGFFQSDEAARPHLAAGAKRVIISAPATGVSKTIVYGVNHDTLTADDDIISNASCTTNCLAPVAKVLQDLVGIERGFMTTIHSYTNDQRMLDQIHKDLRRARGGAQNMIPTTTGAARAVGLVLPELKGKLDGSSVRVPTPNVSLVDLTFVPGRDTTAEEINAALKAAAEGKMKGVLDYTDQPLVSSDFNHHPASSTVDSLETAVLEGKLARVVSWYDNEWGFSNRMIDTTGVMAKFL is encoded by the coding sequence ATGGCGACCAAGGTTGCAATCAACGGTTTCGGACGTATCGGTCGCCTGGTGGCGCGCGCCATCCTGGAGCGTGACGACCACGACCTCGAGCTGGTGTCGATCAACGACCTGTCCGACACCAAGTCGAACGCGCTGCTGTTCGGTTTCGACAGCACCCACGGCCGCTTCCCCGGCACGGTCGAAGTGGACGGCGAAGACCTCGTCATCAACGGCAAGCACGTGCGCGTCACCAGCGAACGCGATCCCGGCAAGCTGCCGCACGCCGAAATGGGCGTGGACATCGTCATGGAATGCACCGGCTTCTTCCAGTCGGACGAAGCGGCCCGTCCGCACCTTGCGGCAGGCGCCAAGCGCGTGATCATCTCGGCCCCGGCAACGGGCGTGTCGAAGACCATCGTCTACGGCGTGAACCACGACACGCTGACCGCTGACGACGACATCATCTCGAACGCCAGCTGCACCACCAACTGCCTCGCACCGGTCGCCAAGGTCCTGCAGGACCTCGTCGGGATCGAGCGCGGCTTCATGACCACGATCCACAGCTACACCAACGACCAGCGCATGCTCGACCAGATCCACAAGGACCTGCGTCGTGCCCGCGGCGGTGCGCAGAACATGATCCCGACCACCACCGGCGCTGCCCGTGCGGTCGGCCTCGTCCTGCCGGAACTCAAGGGCAAGCTGGACGGTTCGTCGGTCCGCGTGCCGACGCCGAACGTCTCGCTGGTCGACCTGACCTTCGTCCCCGGCCGCGACACCACGGCAGAGGAAATCAACGCCGCGCTCAAGGCCGCAGCGGAAGGCAAGATGAAGGGCGTACTCGACTATACCGACCAGCCGCTCGTCAGCAGCGACTTCAACCACCACCCGGCCAGCTCGACCGTCGACAGCCTCGAAACCGCCGTGCTCGAAGGCAAGCTGGCGCGCGTCGTCAGCTGGTACGACAACGAGTGGGGCTTCTCGAACCGCATGATCGACACCACCGGCGTGATGGCGAAGTTCCTCTAA
- a CDS encoding phosphoglycerate kinase, translated as MSKFRTLDDLGDVTGKVALVRVDLNLPMHEGRASDVTRVEAVKETILELSDKGAKVLLLAHFGRPKGQRHSTMSTSMVQGDVERVLDKEIMFIPEVSGPVVEQSIGILRDGDIGLLDNVRFWPGEEANDPEFAKAIAAHGDFYVNDAFSAAHRAHASTEGLAHFLPAYAGRAMEAELRALDAALGAPQTPVAAVVGGAKVSTKLDVLENLVGKVQHLIIGGGMANTFLAARGVDVGKSLCEHDLTDTANRIMDTADHAGCTVHLPYDVVVAKEFAANPASMRICNVHEVATDEMILDVGPLAVEALGDVLKTCRTLVWNGPMGAFETEPFDAATVALAKTAAALTQDGSLTSVAGGGDTVAALAHAGVKDEFTFVSTAGGAFLEWMEGKDLPGVAALNK; from the coding sequence ATGAGCAAATTCAGGACCCTGGACGACCTTGGCGACGTAACCGGCAAGGTCGCGCTGGTGCGCGTCGATCTCAACCTGCCGATGCATGAAGGGCGCGCCAGCGACGTCACCCGCGTCGAGGCGGTCAAAGAGACCATCCTCGAGTTGTCGGACAAGGGCGCCAAGGTCCTGTTGCTCGCGCATTTCGGCCGGCCCAAGGGCCAGCGCCACTCGACCATGAGCACCAGCATGGTGCAGGGCGATGTCGAGCGTGTGCTGGACAAGGAAATCATGTTCATCCCCGAAGTCTCGGGGCCCGTGGTGGAACAATCGATCGGTATCCTGCGCGATGGCGATATCGGGCTGCTCGACAATGTGCGGTTCTGGCCTGGCGAGGAAGCGAACGATCCCGAATTCGCGAAGGCCATTGCGGCGCATGGCGATTTCTACGTCAACGACGCTTTTTCCGCGGCGCACCGCGCCCATGCCTCGACCGAAGGGTTGGCGCATTTCCTCCCCGCCTATGCGGGCCGCGCGATGGAAGCGGAACTGAGGGCACTCGACGCCGCGCTCGGCGCGCCGCAGACGCCGGTAGCCGCCGTGGTCGGCGGGGCCAAGGTTTCGACCAAGCTCGACGTGCTCGAAAACCTCGTCGGCAAGGTCCAGCACCTCATCATCGGTGGGGGCATGGCCAATACCTTTCTGGCCGCCCGCGGGGTCGATGTGGGCAAGTCGCTGTGCGAACACGACCTGACCGATACCGCCAACCGCATCATGGACACGGCCGACCATGCCGGCTGCACCGTGCACCTGCCCTATGACGTGGTGGTGGCGAAGGAATTCGCGGCCAACCCGGCGAGCATGCGGATCTGCAACGTCCACGAGGTTGCCACGGACGAGATGATCCTCGACGTCGGCCCGCTGGCGGTGGAGGCCCTTGGCGACGTGCTCAAGACCTGCCGTACGCTCGTCTGGAACGGCCCGATGGGCGCGTTCGAGACCGAGCCGTTCGACGCGGCCACCGTGGCGCTCGCCAAGACGGCTGCCGCGCTGACGCAGGACGGCTCGCTCACTTCGGTAGCGGGCGGGGGCGATACCGTCGCCGCGCTGGCCCATGCCGGGGTGAAGGACGAGTTCACCTTCGTGTCGACCGCAGGCGGCGCCTTCCTAGAATGGATGGAAGGCAAGGACCTGCCCGGGGTCGCCGCCCTCAACAAGTAA
- a CDS encoding fructose bisphosphate aldolase, protein MNFEEMRQRIATGQGFIAALDQSGGSTPKALKGYGIEEGAWTTEDEMFGLIHEMRQRIIEAPCFGNGKVIGAILFEKTMDGQSGGKSVPHRLAERGIVPFLKVDKGLEGERDGAQLMKPNPGLEDMCNRARDLGVFGTKMRSVVKSANPAGIKAAVHQQFAEGARILSCGLVPILEPEYDITAADRAEGEKIMLAAIEEGLDALPEGQQIMLKLSIPKEAGLYSGLVGHPKVLRVVALSGGYSTDEACEYLAQNPGMIASFSRGLLQDLRATQSDEEFDGTLSGAIDQIHAASIA, encoded by the coding sequence ATGAATTTCGAGGAAATGCGCCAGCGTATCGCCACCGGCCAGGGCTTCATCGCGGCGCTCGACCAGTCGGGCGGATCGACCCCCAAGGCGCTCAAGGGCTACGGCATCGAAGAGGGTGCCTGGACCACCGAGGACGAAATGTTCGGCCTGATCCACGAAATGCGCCAGCGCATCATCGAGGCGCCCTGCTTCGGCAATGGCAAGGTCATCGGCGCGATCCTGTTCGAAAAGACCATGGACGGCCAGAGCGGCGGCAAGAGCGTGCCCCACCGCCTTGCAGAACGCGGCATCGTTCCTTTCCTCAAGGTCGACAAGGGCCTCGAGGGCGAGCGTGACGGCGCGCAGCTGATGAAGCCCAACCCGGGCCTCGAGGACATGTGCAACCGCGCCCGCGATCTGGGCGTTTTCGGCACCAAGATGCGCAGCGTCGTGAAGTCGGCCAACCCCGCCGGCATCAAGGCAGCCGTGCACCAGCAGTTCGCCGAGGGTGCACGCATCTTGTCCTGCGGCCTCGTGCCGATCCTGGAACCGGAATACGACATCACTGCCGCCGACCGTGCGGAAGGCGAAAAGATCATGCTCGCCGCGATCGAGGAAGGGCTGGATGCGCTGCCGGAAGGCCAGCAGATCATGCTCAAGCTGTCGATCCCCAAGGAAGCGGGCCTTTATTCGGGTCTCGTCGGCCACCCCAAGGTGCTTCGCGTCGTGGCTTTGTCGGGCGGCTATTCGACCGACGAGGCGTGCGAATACCTGGCGCAGAACCCGGGCATGATCGCCAGCTTCAGCCGCGGCCTGCTGCAGGACCTGCGCGCCACGCAGAGTGACGAGGAATTCGACGGCACGCTGTCGGGCGCGATCGACCAGATCCACGCCGCCAGCATCGCCTGA
- the thiE gene encoding thiamine phosphate synthase, translating into MTDTPCQLYLISPLDVSGDFPARLERALDAGAGLVTAFQFRVKGLDQHEAAALAEPLQAICAAREVAFIVNDDVGLAKRLKADGVHLGQGDGDPADAREELGREAQIGVTCHGSRHLALEAGEAGADYVAFGAFYPSTTKATEHTAELELLEWWSEMVEIPSVAIGGITPDNCRPIVEAGADFLAVSGAVWNGDEVAAIKAFAEQMSVK; encoded by the coding sequence ATGACCGATACCCCCTGCCAACTCTACCTGATTTCGCCGCTCGACGTGTCGGGCGATTTTCCCGCACGCCTCGAACGCGCGCTCGACGCAGGCGCAGGCCTCGTCACGGCCTTCCAGTTCCGCGTGAAGGGGCTGGACCAGCACGAGGCTGCTGCGCTTGCCGAACCGCTGCAGGCGATCTGCGCCGCGCGCGAGGTCGCCTTTATCGTCAATGACGATGTTGGGCTGGCCAAGCGGCTCAAGGCCGACGGCGTGCATCTGGGGCAGGGCGACGGCGATCCTGCCGACGCGCGCGAGGAACTGGGCCGCGAGGCGCAAATCGGCGTGACTTGCCACGGCTCGCGCCACCTCGCGCTGGAAGCGGGCGAGGCGGGGGCGGACTATGTCGCTTTCGGCGCATTCTACCCCAGCACGACCAAGGCGACCGAGCACACGGCCGAGCTCGAACTGCTCGAATGGTGGAGCGAGATGGTCGAGATCCCCAGCGTCGCCATCGGCGGGATCACGCCCGACAATTGCCGTCCGATCGTGGAGGCAGGGGCCGACTTCCTCGCCGTATCGGGTGCCGTCTGGAACGGCGACGAAGTGGCAGCAATCAAGGCCTTTGCGGAGCAAATGTCGGTAAAGTGA
- a CDS encoding L,D-transpeptidase family protein yields the protein MRHFLLLAASCVTLAACGLDGAEETDQTGTAAARPAAPDQGYETYGEDNYADAMASNDAAYGKGDAMAADADAIPDSEERPVMQAQVVLDRIGFGPGVIDGKMGMSTENALLGFQEANDLDTTGELDEPTRAALAEWEQIPATRVVTIPASWGKTDYRSIPEDPAEQAEMERLGYRSLDERLAERFHTTVAVLKELNPGGQPAGAAQGKGPNPQPTPTPDIARPDGEEPSYFQVGQQIRVPNIGADAIKPGSIDDNNWQRTLASLGVGSEQTEVDRIVVSKAGSTMRAYQGDKLVALFTVSSGSSEFPLPLGEWKILGEAYNPPYSYDPEVLGKGSGETYKLPAGPNSPVGVVWIDLSKEHYGIHGTPEPDTIGRAQSSGCVRLTNWDAARLAQMVSQSTQVIFEA from the coding sequence ATGCGCCATTTCCTGCTTCTCGCCGCATCCTGCGTAACCCTTGCCGCCTGCGGGCTGGACGGGGCCGAAGAAACTGACCAGACCGGCACTGCCGCCGCCCGGCCTGCCGCGCCCGACCAGGGGTACGAAACCTATGGCGAGGACAATTACGCCGACGCGATGGCCTCGAACGACGCGGCCTATGGCAAGGGCGATGCGATGGCGGCAGATGCCGATGCCATTCCCGATTCTGAAGAACGCCCGGTCATGCAGGCACAGGTCGTGCTCGACCGGATCGGCTTCGGACCGGGCGTCATCGACGGCAAGATGGGCATGAGCACCGAGAACGCGCTGCTTGGTTTCCAGGAAGCCAACGACCTCGATACCACGGGTGAACTCGACGAGCCGACCCGGGCTGCGCTGGCGGAGTGGGAGCAGATACCTGCGACCCGCGTGGTCACCATCCCGGCAAGCTGGGGCAAGACCGACTATCGCTCGATCCCCGAGGATCCGGCCGAGCAGGCGGAAATGGAGAGGCTTGGCTATCGCTCGCTCGACGAGCGGCTGGCCGAACGTTTCCACACCACAGTCGCGGTGCTGAAGGAACTCAATCCCGGCGGTCAACCTGCGGGTGCGGCGCAGGGCAAGGGCCCCAATCCGCAGCCAACGCCGACCCCCGACATCGCCCGGCCCGATGGCGAGGAGCCGAGTTATTTCCAGGTGGGCCAGCAGATCCGCGTGCCCAATATTGGCGCGGATGCCATCAAGCCCGGCTCGATCGACGACAATAACTGGCAGCGCACGCTCGCTTCGCTCGGCGTCGGCAGCGAGCAGACCGAAGTCGACCGCATCGTCGTCAGCAAGGCAGGCAGCACAATGCGCGCCTATCAGGGCGACAAGCTGGTGGCCCTGTTCACCGTGTCATCCGGGTCGAGCGAATTTCCCCTGCCGCTGGGCGAATGGAAAATCCTCGGCGAGGCTTACAACCCGCCCTATTCCTATGATCCCGAAGTGCTCGGCAAGGGTTCGGGCGAGACCTACAAGCTGCCTGCCGGACCCAACAGCCCGGTCGGGGTCGTGTGGATCGACCTCAGCAAGGAACATTACGGCATCCACGGCACGCCCGAACCCGATACTATCGGCCGTGCCCAGAGCAGCGGCTGCGTGCGGCTGACCAATTGGGATGCAGCGCGGCTCGCACAGATGGTCTCGCAATCGACGCAGGTGATATTCGAAGCCTGA
- a CDS encoding M23 family metallopeptidase encodes MNLVDRILTIVITATITSAIWIVAGGTLIENASSESQRKNTRPAEAAPSPVAVPTDGETDASAASLDRAGPTAPADSDGRQLLIPVKNIRPSDLTDTFSDSRSEGVRLHEAIDIMAPRGTSVVAAGPGTVEKLFRSDAGGNTIYVRSPDGETIHYYAHLDRYAEGLKEGQRVRRGQRLGTVGSSGNASDEAPHLHFAILQTTQDAEWWEPANAVNPFPLLTAGR; translated from the coding sequence ATGAACCTTGTCGATCGCATCCTCACCATCGTCATCACCGCCACGATTACCAGCGCGATCTGGATCGTGGCGGGCGGCACGCTGATTGAGAATGCGAGCAGCGAAAGCCAGCGCAAGAACACGCGCCCGGCAGAGGCTGCACCCAGTCCCGTCGCTGTGCCCACCGATGGCGAGACCGACGCCTCTGCCGCTTCGCTCGACAGGGCAGGGCCGACCGCTCCTGCCGACAGCGACGGGCGGCAATTGCTCATTCCGGTCAAGAACATCCGCCCGTCCGACCTAACCGACACCTTCAGCGATTCGCGCAGCGAGGGTGTGCGGCTGCACGAGGCGATCGACATCATGGCACCGCGCGGCACCAGCGTGGTGGCGGCAGGCCCGGGGACGGTGGAGAAGCTGTTCCGCTCCGATGCGGGCGGCAACACGATCTACGTGCGCTCACCCGATGGCGAGACGATCCATTACTACGCCCATCTCGACCGCTATGCCGAAGGGCTCAAGGAAGGCCAGCGCGTGCGCCGCGGCCAGCGGCTGGGAACGGTAGGGTCGAGCGGGAATGCCTCGGACGAGGCTCCGCACCTGCATTTCGCGATTTTGCAGACCACGCAGGACGCCGAGTGGTGGGAGCCCGCAAACGCGGTCAATCCGTTCCCGCTGCTGACGGCGGGGCGCTAG
- a CDS encoding elongation factor P, with protein sequence MRHPLYWLVEGITMKRLIATGLAAAAFAATAAPMVQAQGRLGLLEQGEYVCALPGSATGPAWREMDAHNFAITGASSYRTDKGQGTYLLEGNRVTFTRGPMKGHRMMLLSSGLLQELGKDDKLGRLRCHRAGPLQD encoded by the coding sequence ATGCGGCACCCCCTATATTGGCTGGTGGAGGGCATCACCATGAAACGCCTCATTGCCACTGGCCTCGCCGCCGCCGCGTTTGCCGCCACCGCCGCACCGATGGTGCAGGCGCAGGGCCGGCTCGGCCTGCTCGAACAGGGCGAATATGTCTGCGCCCTGCCCGGCAGCGCCACCGGACCCGCCTGGCGCGAGATGGACGCGCATAATTTCGCCATCACCGGAGCGTCGAGTTACCGCACCGACAAGGGACAGGGCACCTACCTGCTCGAAGGCAACCGCGTGACCTTCACGCGCGGCCCGATGAAGGGGCATCGCATGATGCTGCTGTCGTCCGGGCTGCTGCAGGAACTGGGCAAGGACGACAAGCTCGGCCGCCTGCGCTGCCACCGCGCAGGCCCGCTGCAAGACTGA
- the efp gene encoding elongation factor P: protein MKISGVDIRPGNIIEYEGGIWKVAKIQHTQPGKGGAYMQVEMKNLQDGRKTNVRFRSADTVEKVRLDTKDYQFLYEDGDMLVFMDQETYEQINLPSDLLGDARPFLQDGMRVMLELWDEKPISVELPQQVEATIVEADAVVKGQTASSSYKPAVLDNGVRIMVPPHIESGTRIVVDVYEQTYVGKAN from the coding sequence ATGAAGATCAGTGGCGTGGACATCCGTCCGGGCAATATCATCGAGTACGAAGGCGGCATCTGGAAGGTCGCCAAGATCCAGCACACCCAGCCCGGCAAGGGCGGCGCCTACATGCAGGTCGAAATGAAGAACCTGCAGGACGGCCGCAAGACCAACGTCCGCTTCCGCAGCGCCGACACGGTCGAGAAGGTGCGCCTCGATACGAAGGACTACCAGTTCCTCTATGAAGACGGCGACATGCTCGTGTTCATGGACCAGGAAACCTACGAGCAGATCAACCTGCCTTCCGACCTCCTCGGCGATGCCCGCCCGTTCCTTCAGGACGGCATGCGGGTCATGCTCGAACTGTGGGACGAAAAGCCCATCAGCGTCGAACTGCCGCAGCAGGTCGAAGCCACGATCGTCGAAGCCGACGCTGTGGTGAAGGGCCAGACTGCCTCGTCCAGCTACAAGCCTGCCGTGCTCGACAACGGCGTGCGCATCATGGTCCCGCCGCACATCGAAAGCGGCACGCGCATCGTGGTCGACGTCTACGAGCAGACCTACGTCGGCAAGGCCAACTGA